The following coding sequences are from one Phenylobacterium glaciei window:
- the phnH gene encoding phosphonate C-P lyase system protein PhnH: MSALLDLAGIAPAFPDPTRGSQAVFRKVMEAMARPGVIHDLGFAPDAPQGLDRAAGAIALTLFDFETKIWLDPALRSGLAEGWMRFHCGAPLTEDPKAAAFALITDLASSPALTAFNMGDAKYPDRSTTLVVQLPALEGGPQVELTGPGIKTEMTLSLAGLPDGFWAQVQANHEQFQFGVDFIFVAGDRVTALPRSTRVTIKGD, from the coding sequence ATGTCCGCCCTGCTTGATCTCGCCGGTATCGCGCCCGCCTTCCCCGACCCCACCCGGGGCAGCCAGGCCGTCTTCCGCAAGGTGATGGAAGCCATGGCCCGGCCTGGCGTCATCCATGACCTCGGCTTCGCCCCGGACGCTCCGCAGGGCCTTGACCGCGCCGCCGGCGCCATCGCGCTCACCCTCTTCGACTTCGAGACCAAGATCTGGCTCGATCCCGCCCTGCGGAGCGGGCTGGCCGAGGGCTGGATGCGGTTCCACTGCGGCGCGCCGCTCACCGAAGACCCCAAGGCCGCAGCCTTCGCCCTGATCACCGACCTGGCCTCGTCGCCGGCCTTGACCGCCTTCAACATGGGCGACGCCAAGTATCCCGACCGCTCCACCACCCTGGTCGTGCAGCTGCCGGCCCTGGAGGGCGGGCCGCAGGTCGAGCTCACCGGGCCCGGGATCAAGACCGAAATGACCCTGAGCCTCGCGGGCCTGCCCGACGGCTTCTGGGCCCAGGTCCAGGCCAACCACGAACAATTCCAGTTCGGCGTCGACTTCATCTTCGTCGCCGGCGACCGCGTGACGGCGCTGCCGCGCTCGACACGCGTCACCATCAAGGGAGACTGA
- the phnG gene encoding phosphonate C-P lyase system protein PhnG: MTVQPVVEGAPERRRWLSILAKAPSTEVLAAWESLAARPEYRALRAPEIGMVLVRGRMGGTGDAFNLGEMTVTRAAVRLESGETGIGYVAGRDRRHAEIAAAVDAMMQSADLRPAVEGAVIAKLARTQDERRDTAARKAAATKVDFFTMVRTRSPG; this comes from the coding sequence ATGACGGTCCAACCAGTTGTCGAGGGCGCGCCGGAACGGCGGCGCTGGCTCTCAATCCTGGCCAAGGCGCCGTCGACGGAGGTCCTCGCAGCCTGGGAGAGCCTCGCGGCCAGGCCGGAGTACCGCGCTCTGCGGGCGCCGGAGATCGGCATGGTGCTGGTGCGCGGCCGGATGGGCGGCACGGGCGACGCCTTCAATCTGGGCGAGATGACGGTGACCCGCGCCGCGGTGCGCCTCGAAAGCGGCGAGACCGGGATCGGCTACGTGGCCGGCCGCGACCGCCGGCATGCGGAGATCGCCGCGGCGGTGGACGCCATGATGCAATCGGCCGACCTGCGCCCCGCCGTCGAAGGCGCCGTGATCGCCAAGCTGGCCCGCACCCAGGACGAGCGCCGCGACACCGCCGCGCGCAAGGCCGCGGCCACCAAGGTCGACTTCTTCACCATGGTCCGCACCCGGAGCCCCGGCTGA
- the phnF gene encoding phosphonate metabolism transcriptional regulator PhnF, translating to MALWRAISQSLERRILARELTPGDKLPTEFELSREFMVNRHTVRRALSDLQEKGIVESTQGRGSYVRRPSAPMQLQRRPRFSEHVRERGRIPRTETLKLTARAADAKVAAQLGLRLGQPIIYLERRRFIDDEPTGISQHHFSHDRFPTFIEMYRARGSITQTLIDSGIPDYTRRRTAISARLPTADEAEQLHIPRHVPLLVHRYLNIDGLGRPLEYGISRAATEVVIDFPDPERA from the coding sequence ATGGCTCTATGGCGCGCAATCTCGCAGTCCCTTGAACGCCGAATTCTGGCGCGGGAACTGACCCCCGGCGACAAGCTCCCGACGGAGTTCGAACTCTCTCGGGAGTTCATGGTCAATCGCCACACCGTCCGCCGAGCGCTCTCCGACCTGCAGGAAAAGGGGATCGTCGAATCCACCCAGGGCCGGGGCAGCTATGTGCGGCGGCCCTCGGCCCCCATGCAGCTCCAGCGGCGCCCCAGGTTTTCCGAACACGTCCGCGAGCGGGGGCGGATCCCGCGCACCGAGACCCTGAAACTCACGGCGCGGGCGGCGGACGCCAAGGTCGCGGCCCAGCTCGGCCTGCGTCTGGGGCAGCCCATCATCTATCTGGAGCGCCGCCGGTTCATCGACGACGAGCCCACCGGCATCAGCCAGCACCACTTCAGCCACGACCGGTTTCCGACCTTCATCGAGATGTATCGGGCGCGGGGCTCGATCACCCAGACGCTCATCGACTCCGGCATCCCCGACTACACCCGCCGCCGGACTGCCATATCGGCCCGGCTGCCCACGGCCGATGAAGCCGAGCAACTGCACATCCCGCGGCACGTCCCGCTGCTGGTGCACCGCTATCTCAATATCGACGGCCTCGGCCGGCCCCTGGAGTACGGCATCTCCCGCGCGGCGACCGAGGTGGTGATCGATTTCCCAGATCCAGAGCGGGCCTGA
- a CDS encoding alpha-D-ribose 1-methylphosphonate 5-triphosphate diphosphatase produces MELAFKNAQVVTAEDTFLGSVLVRDGKIVAVDRGGDVGEDLDGDVLMPGVIDLHTDNLEKHFFPRPNIDWDPVSAAVTHDGCCLSVGVTTVFDSLSIGTFNPSIARNHDNLPRLAAGLLSARDAGMLQGDHRLHWRCETPADDLPARLEQLAGHPMTSLFSLMDHTPGQRQYRNIEKHLANWAANGMSPKDIEERLAGINDRQSRNATNHRRMVAELARERGIPLASHDDEDVEHVDEAADLGATVSEFPVTIEAARRAKERGMIVVMGGPNLIRGGSYSGNVPAAELADADLLDAFASDYVPRSLIECAFALTKAPFNWSLARAAALVTEAPARAAQLHDRGVIEAGRRADLIRVSTRGGLPMMRGVWVEGARAA; encoded by the coding sequence TTGGAACTCGCCTTCAAGAACGCCCAGGTCGTCACGGCCGAAGACACCTTCCTGGGCTCCGTGCTGGTCCGCGACGGCAAGATCGTCGCGGTGGACCGCGGCGGCGACGTGGGAGAGGACCTGGACGGCGATGTCCTGATGCCTGGCGTCATCGATCTGCATACAGATAATCTGGAGAAGCACTTCTTTCCGCGCCCCAATATCGATTGGGATCCGGTCTCCGCCGCGGTCACCCATGACGGCTGCTGCCTGTCGGTGGGGGTGACCACGGTATTCGACAGCCTGAGCATCGGCACCTTCAACCCCTCCATCGCGCGCAACCACGACAACCTGCCCCGCCTGGCGGCCGGACTGCTCTCGGCGCGGGACGCCGGTATGCTGCAGGGCGATCATCGCCTGCACTGGCGCTGCGAAACTCCGGCCGACGATCTTCCGGCCCGGCTGGAGCAGCTGGCGGGTCACCCGATGACCTCGCTCTTCTCCCTGATGGACCACACCCCAGGCCAGCGGCAGTACCGCAATATCGAGAAGCACCTGGCCAACTGGGCGGCCAACGGCATGTCGCCCAAGGACATCGAGGAACGCCTGGCGGGCATCAACGACCGCCAGAGCCGCAACGCGACGAACCATCGTCGCATGGTGGCCGAGCTGGCCCGTGAGCGGGGCATTCCGCTCGCCAGCCATGATGACGAGGACGTCGAGCATGTCGACGAGGCCGCCGACCTGGGCGCCACCGTCTCGGAATTCCCGGTGACTATCGAGGCCGCGCGCCGCGCCAAGGAACGCGGCATGATCGTGGTGATGGGCGGGCCCAACCTGATCCGCGGCGGCTCCTACTCCGGCAATGTCCCGGCCGCAGAGCTCGCCGACGCCGACCTGTTGGACGCCTTCGCCTCCGACTATGTGCCACGCAGTCTGATCGAATGCGCCTTCGCCCTGACCAAGGCGCCATTCAACTGGAGCCTGGCCCGCGCCGCGGCCCTGGTGACCGAGGCCCCGGCCCGCGCCGCGCAACTGCATGATCGCGGCGTCATCGAGGCCGGCCGTCGCGCCGACCTGATCCGGGTCAGCACCCGTGGCGGCTTGCCGATGATGCGCGGCGTCTGGGTCGAGGGCGCCCGCGCGGCCTAA
- a CDS encoding TonB-dependent receptor: MALGGASSAWAAEAADAEGAIGLSEVVVTAERRETNLQKTPISVSVVSAKAIEDRHIYSLTDLNDGAAPGLTVTPFASRPFNVILNIRGVGIMSDTNQPAGESGIGVYLDGVYLGRPQGLDAGLYDLQAIEVLKGPQGTLFGRNTEGGALNITTKKPTGKFGMEMLAGLGNYGSYESQFHLNLPEYRDISFKLDAMIQSHDGWVKNPMAGQRDWNEASRRGLRAQLRWAPTDTFTADYAYDTSHTEDTTIFGYTVKAANNVTISPLSVVPNSRIDVAPIGSYLQPSLGDTYGHSLNMRWDVLPWLQLKSISAYRNLYQDQYSLPGTTGIPITANLGAGQNFERLSIAQFKQDQYSQELQAIGQVERLKFIVGGLYFRETTADQAQAFNTLHWDTNGIASGITPIVYTPFGNSVLGPNACLTTPAACASNYNNFYGQPGQTTLVQGLYPNIGVDRASENTTESFGVYGQATWTPPILEDRVRLTAGLRWSKDTKDGQLLVVNNARPFLPDANGQLTNVQGVVKRNQSWQRVNPMVNIAFDVTPDISAYAKWSTGYRAGGFNSRSITYSSYDPEEISMFEAGVKSEFFDHRARLNIAAYTGDYDNIYYNITANYNTFTTDPKTGQLVVVSGSTRTIEDTYNMSGKGKVSGVEVDFDLAPIEGLIISGSYTYASTDMPLFADPVPRPQINSAGVVTGYALNTPTVYHQLYTPENRVTGAIDYRREVFNDATLSLHFDGAWNDGQYSSTGDVSTGTKDASGKTIYLPQLKTEAGAIYNARISISDIGLADSGARLAVAIWARNLFDSNLLIGRSGSYIQPSSSVTGSFNDPRTYGATVSVKY, translated from the coding sequence ATGGCCTTGGGAGGCGCTTCGTCCGCCTGGGCGGCGGAAGCGGCCGACGCCGAGGGGGCGATCGGGCTGTCGGAGGTGGTGGTCACCGCCGAGCGGCGCGAGACCAACCTCCAGAAGACGCCGATCTCGGTCTCGGTCGTGTCCGCCAAGGCTATCGAAGACCGCCACATCTATTCGTTGACCGACCTCAATGATGGCGCGGCGCCGGGCTTGACCGTGACGCCCTTCGCCAGCCGCCCGTTCAACGTGATCCTGAACATCCGCGGCGTCGGCATCATGTCGGACACCAACCAGCCCGCCGGTGAATCGGGCATCGGGGTCTATCTCGACGGCGTTTATCTCGGCCGCCCGCAGGGCCTCGACGCAGGCCTCTACGACCTGCAGGCCATCGAGGTCCTGAAGGGGCCGCAGGGCACGCTTTTCGGTCGCAACACCGAAGGCGGGGCGCTGAACATCACCACCAAGAAGCCGACCGGCAAGTTCGGCATGGAGATGCTGGCCGGCCTCGGCAACTACGGCAGCTATGAAAGCCAGTTCCACCTGAACCTGCCGGAATACCGCGATATCTCCTTCAAGCTGGACGCCATGATCCAGTCCCATGACGGCTGGGTGAAGAACCCCATGGCGGGCCAGCGCGACTGGAACGAGGCGTCCCGCCGCGGCCTGCGCGCGCAGCTCCGCTGGGCGCCGACCGACACCTTCACGGCCGACTACGCCTACGACACCAGCCACACGGAAGACACGACGATCTTCGGCTACACCGTGAAGGCCGCGAACAACGTGACGATCTCGCCGCTCTCGGTGGTCCCAAACAGCCGGATCGACGTGGCGCCGATCGGATCGTATCTGCAGCCCAGCCTCGGCGACACCTACGGCCACAGCCTCAACATGCGGTGGGACGTCCTGCCCTGGCTGCAACTGAAGTCGATTTCCGCCTATCGCAACCTCTACCAGGATCAGTATTCGTTGCCTGGCACGACGGGTATCCCGATCACCGCCAACCTGGGCGCCGGCCAGAACTTCGAGCGACTGTCGATCGCGCAATTCAAGCAGGATCAGTACAGCCAGGAACTCCAGGCGATAGGTCAGGTCGAGCGCCTGAAATTCATCGTCGGCGGCCTGTATTTCCGTGAAACCACGGCCGACCAGGCCCAGGCCTTCAACACCCTGCACTGGGACACGAACGGCATTGCCTCCGGCATCACCCCGATCGTCTACACGCCCTTCGGCAACTCGGTCCTGGGACCGAACGCCTGCCTCACGACGCCGGCGGCCTGCGCCTCCAACTATAACAACTTCTATGGCCAGCCCGGCCAGACCACCCTGGTGCAAGGCCTCTACCCGAACATCGGCGTGGACCGCGCCAGCGAGAACACCACGGAAAGCTTTGGGGTCTACGGCCAGGCCACCTGGACGCCGCCGATCCTCGAGGATCGGGTGCGCCTGACCGCTGGCCTGCGCTGGAGCAAGGACACCAAGGACGGCCAGCTTCTGGTGGTCAACAACGCCCGGCCGTTCCTGCCCGACGCCAATGGGCAGCTGACGAATGTCCAGGGTGTGGTGAAGCGCAACCAGAGCTGGCAGCGGGTCAATCCGATGGTCAATATCGCCTTCGATGTCACGCCGGACATATCAGCCTACGCCAAGTGGAGCACCGGCTATCGAGCTGGCGGCTTCAATTCCCGCTCGATCACCTATTCTTCCTACGATCCGGAAGAAATCTCGATGTTCGAGGCCGGCGTGAAGAGCGAGTTCTTCGATCACCGCGCGCGTTTGAACATCGCGGCCTACACCGGTGACTACGACAACATCTATTACAACATCACCGCGAACTACAACACCTTCACCACCGATCCTAAGACCGGACAGTTGGTTGTCGTCAGCGGGTCAACGCGGACCATCGAAGACACCTACAACATGAGCGGCAAGGGCAAGGTCTCGGGCGTCGAGGTGGACTTCGACCTGGCGCCGATCGAGGGCCTGATCATTTCGGGCAGCTATACCTATGCTTCGACGGATATGCCGCTCTTCGCCGACCCGGTCCCGCGCCCGCAGATCAACAGCGCCGGCGTGGTGACCGGCTATGCGCTCAATACGCCAACGGTCTATCACCAGCTCTACACGCCGGAAAACCGAGTGACCGGCGCGATCGACTACCGCCGGGAAGTCTTCAACGACGCCACCCTCAGCCTCCACTTCGACGGGGCCTGGAATGATGGGCAATACAGCTCGACCGGCGATGTCAGCACGGGCACCAAGGATGCGAGCGGCAAGACGATCTATCTTCCGCAACTGAAGACTGAGGCCGGCGCCATCTACAACGCGCGCATCTCCATCAGCGATATCGGCCTGGCTGATAGCGGCGCGAGGCTGGCTGTGGCCATCTGGGCGCGCAACCTGTTCGACAGCAACCTTCTGATCGGCCGCAGCGGCAGCTACATCCAGCCGTCCAGCAGCGTGACGGGGTCCTTCAACGATCCGCGCACCTACGGCGCCACGGTCTCGGTCAAGTACTAA
- a CDS encoding DUF6968 family protein: protein MTEIAAVDLDLSYTAEKVSVRLFAPEWDEEHGTWSCRFEISEPLDVERKIYGVSSLQALTLGVKTLSAYLYGSDLYKNGELGVYGQFGGSLSIPAPQAVLDRAPFPF, encoded by the coding sequence ATGACGGAAATCGCGGCGGTAGACCTGGATCTGTCCTACACCGCCGAGAAGGTGAGCGTTCGGCTGTTCGCCCCCGAGTGGGACGAAGAGCACGGGACATGGTCCTGCAGGTTTGAGATCAGCGAACCCCTGGATGTGGAGCGCAAGATATATGGCGTCTCCAGCCTGCAGGCGCTCACGCTCGGAGTGAAGACGCTGTCCGCCTACCTCTACGGATCAGACCTCTACAAGAATGGCGAGCTGGGAGTGTACGGGCAGTTCGGTGGCAGCCTCTCTATCCCGGCCCCCCAGGCAGTGCTCGACAGGGCTCCGTTTCCCTTCTGA